The following proteins come from a genomic window of Achromobacter sp. AONIH1:
- a CDS encoding preprotein translocase subunit SecA, whose protein sequence is MDICAALAPDPLYPERESERHANKLEAWGTAALRWLARKRRQPLWRTRRILAQVHREAGRLAGLDLAGVRARADEVAFDLRCNGITQAGAARAFALVRQAGRLALGKAHFDVQLLGGWAMLQGMVAEMNTGEGKTLTATLPAATAALAGLPVHVITTNDYLVERDAQIMTPLYQALGLSVAWVSMEMDPAERRRAYRADIVYCSNKTLVFDYLRDLIVLDDDKDEDRLRLERLRGGEGRVGELFLRGLCFAIVDEADSVLVDEARTPLIISGVQEEDGGAVTAQAMELAAGMREEHYLIQREHRRAALTESGREHLRLACAALPAPWGIPFRREELILSALTVLHLYRLDEQYIVRDGKVMVVDEFTGRVMPDRSWGQGLHQMIEHKEGLELSDPRATLKSISYQRFFKHYLLLAGMTGTAAEIRAELGRVYNLPVVRIPTHRKSRRIHAPDSVHRTMADKWAAVRERCRALHARGVPVLIGTRSVAASEEVARVLAEAALPAVVLNAKQDADEAALVGRAGEIGSIMIATNMAGRGTDIPLSDAAREAGGLHVILTERHESARIDRQLEGRSGRQGDPGHAEAILSLEDAVLDSVRNSLWSRPMDALLAMSFPGWRAVAARWLRHAQARTERKLARERRSMVSADEELENSLSFSGQGD, encoded by the coding sequence ATGGATATTTGTGCTGCTTTGGCGCCCGACCCGCTCTATCCCGAAAGGGAGAGCGAGCGGCACGCCAACAAGCTGGAGGCCTGGGGCACGGCGGCGCTGCGCTGGCTGGCGCGCAAGCGGCGTCAGCCGCTGTGGCGCACCCGCCGCATCCTGGCGCAGGTGCATCGCGAGGCCGGCCGGCTGGCCGGGCTGGATCTGGCCGGCGTGCGCGCGCGCGCCGACGAGGTGGCGTTCGACCTGCGCTGCAACGGCATCACCCAGGCCGGCGCCGCGCGCGCCTTCGCGCTGGTGCGGCAGGCGGGCCGGCTGGCGCTGGGCAAGGCGCATTTCGATGTGCAGCTGCTGGGCGGCTGGGCCATGCTGCAGGGCATGGTGGCCGAGATGAACACGGGCGAGGGCAAGACGCTGACCGCCACGCTGCCGGCCGCCACGGCGGCGCTGGCCGGGCTGCCGGTGCATGTCATCACCACCAACGATTATCTGGTCGAGCGCGACGCGCAGATCATGACGCCGCTGTATCAGGCGCTGGGCCTGAGCGTGGCCTGGGTCAGCATGGAAATGGATCCGGCCGAGCGGCGGCGGGCCTATCGGGCCGACATCGTGTACTGCTCGAACAAGACCCTGGTCTTCGACTATCTGCGCGACCTGATCGTGCTGGACGACGACAAGGACGAGGACCGGCTGCGGCTGGAACGGCTGCGCGGCGGCGAGGGGCGCGTCGGCGAGCTGTTCCTGCGCGGCTTGTGCTTCGCCATCGTGGACGAGGCCGACAGCGTGCTGGTCGACGAGGCGCGCACGCCGCTCATCATTTCGGGCGTGCAGGAAGAGGACGGCGGCGCCGTCACCGCCCAGGCCATGGAACTGGCGGCGGGCATGCGGGAGGAACATTACCTGATCCAGCGGGAGCATCGGCGGGCCGCGCTCACCGAGTCCGGCCGCGAGCATCTGCGCCTGGCCTGCGCGGCCCTGCCCGCGCCCTGGGGCATTCCGTTCCGGCGCGAAGAGCTGATCCTGAGCGCGCTGACCGTGCTGCACCTGTATCGGCTCGATGAGCAGTACATCGTGCGCGACGGCAAGGTCATGGTGGTGGACGAGTTCACCGGACGCGTCATGCCCGACCGTTCCTGGGGCCAGGGCCTGCACCAGATGATCGAGCACAAGGAAGGCCTGGAACTCAGCGATCCGCGCGCCACGCTCAAGAGCATCAGCTACCAGCGCTTCTTCAAGCACTACCTGTTGCTGGCCGGCATGACGGGCACCGCCGCCGAGATCCGGGCGGAGCTGGGCCGCGTATACAACCTGCCCGTGGTCCGCATCCCCACGCATCGCAAGTCGCGCCGGATCCACGCGCCGGACAGCGTGCACCGAACCATGGCGGACAAATGGGCGGCCGTGCGCGAACGCTGTCGCGCGCTGCATGCGCGCGGCGTGCCGGTGCTGATCGGCACGCGCTCGGTGGCGGCGTCGGAGGAGGTGGCCCGGGTGCTGGCCGAGGCGGCGCTGCCGGCGGTCGTGCTCAACGCCAAGCAGGACGCCGACGAGGCCGCGCTGGTCGGGCGCGCCGGGGAGATCGGCAGCATCATGATCGCCACCAACATGGCCGGGCGCGGCACCGACATTCCCTTGTCGGACGCCGCGCGCGAGGCCGGCGGCCTGCACGTCATCCTGACCGAGCGGCACGAGTCCGCCCGCATCGACCGCCAGCTCGAAGGCCGCAGCGGCCGCCAGGGCGATCCCGGCCATGCCGAGGCCATCCTGTCGCTGGAGGACGCCGTGCTGGACAGCGTCAGGAACAGCCTCTGGTCGCGGCCGATGGATGCGCTGCTGGCGATGAGCTTCCCCGGCTGGCGCGCCGTCGCGGCGCGCTGGCTGCGCCACGCGCAGGCGCGCACCGAAAGAAAACTGGCCCGCGAACGCCGCAGCATGGTGTCCGCGGACGAAGAATTGGAGAATTCCCTGTCATTTTCCGGACAGGGAGACTGA
- a CDS encoding LysR family transcriptional regulator, giving the protein MLPDLRIVQLRHFVWVVELQGFHAAAERAHRTQPAISLSIRDLEDKLGQPLFEKRNARVVKPDLTPFGQQFLAYARELIDHHDRVMREMNLVAQNKSGHLRIASVPSVASRLLPDILTRFIGQDAGLHVSLFDDSSEAVLAMVKNRQVDFGISSVWEPESDLRFTPIWKDSIGVVCHRDHPLAARKKLDWQQLRGHRLIANGTSRLLAGTSAGELIAESQIYISNMISLLAMIEAGMGITTLPRLAFPAEPGALRFIPLAAPLASRDIGLVRLANRSLPVAAQALFDFILRDNGLASRN; this is encoded by the coding sequence ATGCTGCCAGACCTCAGGATCGTCCAGTTGCGCCATTTCGTCTGGGTCGTGGAACTGCAGGGGTTCCATGCCGCCGCGGAACGGGCGCATCGCACCCAGCCCGCCATATCCCTGTCCATCCGCGACCTGGAAGACAAGCTGGGCCAGCCCCTGTTCGAAAAACGCAATGCGCGCGTCGTCAAGCCGGACCTGACGCCCTTCGGCCAGCAGTTCCTCGCCTACGCCAGGGAATTGATCGACCATCACGACCGCGTGATGCGCGAGATGAACCTGGTGGCGCAGAACAAGTCCGGACATCTGCGCATCGCCTCGGTGCCATCGGTCGCCAGCCGCCTGCTGCCGGATATCCTCACGCGCTTCATCGGCCAGGATGCCGGCCTGCATGTCAGCCTGTTCGACGACAGCTCCGAGGCGGTGCTGGCCATGGTGAAGAACCGCCAGGTGGATTTCGGCATTTCCAGCGTCTGGGAGCCGGAAAGCGATCTGCGCTTCACGCCGATCTGGAAGGACAGCATCGGCGTGGTCTGCCACCGGGACCATCCGCTGGCGGCCAGGAAAAAGCTCGACTGGCAGCAGCTGCGCGGCCACCGGCTGATCGCCAACGGCACGTCCCGGCTGCTCGCGGGGACCAGCGCCGGCGAGCTGATCGCCGAATCGCAGATCTACATCTCGAACATGATTTCACTGCTGGCCATGATCGAGGCCGGCATGGGCATCACCACCCTGCCCCGCCTGGCGTTTCCCGCCGAGCCCGGCGCATTGCGCTTCATTCCGCTGGCCGCGCCCCTCGCCAGCCGCGACATCGGCCTGGTGCGCCTGGCCAATCGCTCGCTGCCGGTGGCCGCTCAGGCGCTGTTCGACTTCATCCTGCGCGACAACGGCCTCGCCTCCCGGAACTGA
- a CDS encoding BCCT family transporter gives MNEIPARAAGGEQARPALMQGMDWPLLAVSGGFLLCFLAAALVDIDAVSALVSALFAWSTKVFGLYWQILMLATFVISLGIGFSRCGRVRLGGVDRRPDISTFNWIAVIMCALLAGGGAFWAAAEPLMHFASPPPLFAQVQPKTEMAAHVALAQSFVHWGFLAWAVLGSLLAIVLMHLHYDKGLPLAPRTLLYPLLGERALKGMIGSLVDAACIIAVVAGTIGPIGFLGLQISNALHAVWGLPNDLTTQSITIVLVTAMYTTSCLVGLNGIRVVSEINVWLMIGLALFMIVAGPTLFILSAFPTAFGLQLEYFLPMTTYRADPKWLDWWTIFYWGWFIGYAPMMGLYVAKVSRGRSIRQIIGTLSIVAPLVTMFWFTVVGGAGIGLELQNPGSVTAHGNEPEAMLLGITQNLPWAGLVSALFIFLSFISVATNGDAMAYTVAMAMSGNDTPRKWLRAFWCVGMGLAAVVLITIGAGGVSALQSFIVITAVPVSLLILPALWDAPRIALAMAREQLGQRRGVGEAV, from the coding sequence ATGAACGAGATTCCGGCCCGCGCAGCGGGCGGCGAGCAGGCGCGGCCCGCGCTTATGCAGGGCATGGACTGGCCGCTGCTGGCCGTCAGCGGCGGCTTCCTGCTGTGCTTCCTGGCGGCGGCCCTGGTGGACATCGACGCCGTGTCGGCGCTGGTCAGCGCCTTGTTCGCCTGGTCGACGAAGGTGTTCGGCCTGTACTGGCAGATCCTGATGCTGGCGACCTTCGTTATCAGCCTGGGCATCGGCTTCAGCCGCTGCGGCCGCGTGCGCCTGGGCGGCGTGGACAGACGGCCCGACATCAGCACCTTCAACTGGATCGCCGTGATCATGTGCGCGCTGCTGGCGGGCGGCGGCGCGTTCTGGGCCGCCGCCGAGCCCTTGATGCACTTCGCCAGTCCGCCGCCCCTGTTTGCCCAGGTGCAGCCGAAGACCGAAATGGCGGCGCACGTGGCGCTGGCGCAGTCCTTCGTGCACTGGGGCTTCCTGGCCTGGGCCGTGCTCGGCAGCCTGCTGGCCATCGTGCTGATGCACCTGCACTACGACAAGGGCCTGCCGCTGGCGCCTCGCACGCTGCTGTATCCGCTGCTGGGCGAGCGCGCGCTCAAGGGGATGATCGGCAGCCTGGTCGACGCCGCCTGCATCATCGCGGTGGTGGCCGGCACCATCGGCCCGATCGGCTTCCTGGGCCTGCAGATCAGCAATGCGCTGCACGCCGTGTGGGGCCTGCCGAACGACCTGACCACGCAGTCCATCACCATCGTCCTGGTGACGGCCATGTACACCACGTCCTGCCTGGTGGGGTTGAACGGCATCCGCGTGGTCAGCGAGATCAATGTCTGGCTCATGATCGGGTTGGCGCTGTTCATGATCGTGGCCGGGCCGACGCTGTTCATCCTGTCGGCCTTTCCCACGGCGTTCGGCTTGCAGCTGGAGTACTTCCTGCCGATGACGACGTATCGCGCGGATCCGAAGTGGCTGGACTGGTGGACCATCTTCTACTGGGGCTGGTTCATCGGCTATGCGCCGATGATGGGCCTGTACGTCGCCAAGGTGTCGCGCGGCCGCAGCATACGCCAGATCATCGGCACGCTGTCCATCGTCGCGCCGCTGGTGACCATGTTCTGGTTCACGGTGGTGGGGGGCGCCGGCATCGGGCTCGAATTGCAGAATCCGGGCAGCGTCACGGCCCATGGCAACGAACCCGAGGCGATGCTGCTGGGCATCACGCAGAATCTGCCCTGGGCCGGGCTGGTGTCCGCGCTGTTCATCTTCCTGAGCTTCATCTCGGTCGCCACCAATGGCGACGCCATGGCCTATACCGTGGCCATGGCCATGTCCGGCAACGACACGCCCAGGAAATGGCTGCGCGCCTTCTGGTGCGTCGGCATGGGACTGGCCGCCGTGGTGTTGATCACGATCGGAGCGGGAGGCGTGAGCGCGCTGCAATCGTTCATCGTGATCACCGCCGTGCCGGTCTCGCTGCTGATCCTGCCGGCCTTGTGGGATGCGCCGCGCATCGCGCTGGCCATGGCGCGCGAGCAGCTGGGCCAGCGGCGCGGCGTGGGCGAGGCGGTCTAG
- a CDS encoding aldehyde dehydrogenase family protein yields the protein MFSNYINGAWVEGASSIVNRSPADTEDVVGRYAQADADQVDRAIAAAAAAQPAWARSGLEERWRVLMAIGDELIARKAELGEQLSREEGKTLAEGVGEVHRSGQFFHYYAAEVLRQLGETADSVRPGVEIEVRREPVGVVAIITPWNFPMATAAWKIAPALAFGNAVVFKPANAVPASAWALTEIIARQPLPAGAFNLVMGSGAEVGERLIQSAAIQALSFTGSVETGRRVAAATAANFVRCQLEMGSKNALVVLDDADLPLAVECAVNGAFFGTGQKCTASSRLIVTEGIHDRYVQALVERIGQLKVGHPLREGVHIGPVIDEGQLARNLRYIELARAEGARLACGGERIEDERPGYYMRPALFVDTRNDMRINRDEVFGPIACVIKARDYEDALTLLNDTRFGLTAGIVTRSLRHASDFKRRARTGCVMVNLPTAGTDYHVPFGGRGDSSFGPREQGQYARDFYTAVKTVYIRP from the coding sequence ATATTCAGCAACTACATCAACGGCGCCTGGGTCGAGGGCGCTTCCAGCATCGTCAATCGCAGCCCCGCCGACACCGAAGACGTGGTGGGACGCTATGCGCAGGCGGACGCCGATCAGGTCGACCGGGCCATCGCGGCGGCGGCCGCCGCCCAGCCCGCCTGGGCGCGCAGCGGGCTGGAGGAACGCTGGCGCGTGCTCATGGCGATCGGTGACGAGCTGATCGCGCGCAAGGCAGAACTGGGCGAGCAGTTGTCGCGCGAAGAAGGCAAGACGCTGGCCGAGGGCGTGGGCGAAGTGCATCGTTCGGGCCAGTTTTTCCACTACTACGCGGCCGAAGTGTTGCGGCAGCTGGGCGAGACGGCGGACTCCGTGCGTCCGGGCGTGGAAATCGAGGTGCGCCGCGAGCCGGTCGGCGTGGTCGCCATCATCACGCCGTGGAATTTCCCGATGGCCACGGCGGCCTGGAAGATCGCGCCGGCGCTGGCCTTTGGCAACGCGGTCGTGTTCAAGCCCGCCAACGCCGTGCCTGCCAGCGCCTGGGCGCTGACCGAGATCATCGCGCGCCAGCCCCTGCCCGCAGGCGCCTTCAACCTGGTCATGGGCAGCGGCGCCGAGGTCGGGGAGCGGCTGATCCAGTCGGCGGCGATCCAGGCGCTGAGCTTCACGGGCTCGGTCGAGACCGGCCGCCGGGTCGCGGCCGCGACGGCCGCCAATTTCGTGCGCTGTCAACTGGAAATGGGCAGCAAGAATGCCTTGGTGGTGCTGGACGACGCCGATCTGCCCCTGGCGGTGGAATGCGCGGTGAATGGCGCGTTCTTCGGCACCGGGCAGAAGTGCACCGCCTCATCCCGACTGATCGTGACCGAGGGCATACACGACCGCTACGTGCAGGCGCTGGTGGAACGCATCGGGCAGCTGAAGGTCGGCCATCCCTTGCGCGAGGGCGTGCACATCGGTCCGGTGATCGACGAGGGCCAGCTGGCGCGGAACCTGCGTTACATCGAGCTGGCGCGGGCCGAGGGCGCGCGACTGGCCTGCGGCGGCGAGCGCATCGAGGATGAGCGCCCCGGGTACTACATGCGTCCCGCGCTGTTCGTCGACACGCGCAATGACATGCGCATCAACCGCGATGAAGTCTTCGGTCCGATCGCCTGCGTCATCAAGGCGCGCGACTACGAGGATGCGCTGACCTTGCTCAACGACACGCGTTTCGGCCTTACGGCCGGCATCGTCACCCGGTCGCTGCGGCATGCCAGCGATTTCAAGCGGCGCGCCCGCACCGGCTGCGTCATGGTCAACCTGCCCACCGCCGGCACCGACTATCACGTGCCGTTCGGCGGCCGTGGCGATTCCAGCTTCGGCCCCAGGGAGCAGGGGCAGTACGCCCGCGATTTCTATACGGCGGTCAAGACCGTCTACATCCGTCCTTGA
- a CDS encoding dipeptidase, with product MQDMLVIDGLQYSNWSEALFRQMREGGLSAVHATIAYHETARETLSRIGEWNRRFEAWPGLIRPVRQASDITLAQREGRVGVFFGFQNCSPIEDDIDLVEVFRQLGVFVMQLTYNNQSLLASGCYESEDNGISRFGRQVIGEMNRVGMLIDMSHSAERSTLQAIELSARPVIISHANPSSFHPARRNKSDAVLRAIAQSGGLLGFSTYPFHLRGGPACRLDEFCDMVARTADLMGVDHIGIGTDLCQQQPLQVLEWMRNGRWSKAKDYGEGSAANADWPAPLPWFRDSRDFPVIAAGLRERGFVDDELRRIMGLNWLHQLEQGTAPRP from the coding sequence ATGCAAGACATGCTGGTGATCGACGGCCTGCAATATTCCAACTGGAGCGAGGCGCTGTTCCGCCAGATGCGCGAGGGCGGCCTGAGCGCCGTGCACGCGACGATCGCCTACCATGAGACCGCGCGCGAGACGCTGTCGCGCATCGGGGAATGGAATCGCCGCTTCGAGGCCTGGCCCGGGCTGATCCGCCCCGTGCGGCAGGCGTCGGACATTACGCTGGCGCAACGGGAGGGGCGGGTAGGCGTATTCTTCGGCTTCCAGAACTGCTCGCCCATCGAGGACGATATCGACCTGGTCGAGGTGTTTCGCCAGCTGGGGGTCTTCGTCATGCAGCTGACCTACAACAACCAGAGCCTGCTGGCCTCGGGCTGCTACGAAAGCGAGGACAACGGCATTTCGCGCTTCGGCAGGCAGGTGATCGGCGAGATGAATCGCGTCGGCATGCTGATCGACATGTCGCACAGCGCCGAGCGCAGCACCCTGCAGGCCATTGAACTGTCCGCGCGGCCGGTGATCATTTCCCACGCCAACCCCAGCAGCTTCCATCCTGCCCGGCGCAACAAGTCCGATGCCGTGTTGCGCGCGATCGCGCAATCCGGGGGGCTGCTGGGCTTCAGCACCTATCCCTTCCATCTGCGCGGCGGCCCGGCCTGCCGCCTGGACGAGTTCTGCGACATGGTGGCGCGCACGGCGGACCTGATGGGCGTGGACCACATCGGCATCGGCACCGACCTGTGCCAGCAGCAGCCGCTGCAGGTGTTGGAATGGATGCGCAACGGCCGCTGGAGCAAGGCCAAGGATTATGGCGAGGGATCGGCCGCCAACGCGGACTGGCCGGCGCCCCTGCCGTGGTTCCGCGACAGCCGGGACTTTCCCGTGATCGCGGCGGGCCTGCGCGAGCGGGGCTTCGTCGATGATGAACTGCGCAGGATCATGGGGCTGAACTGGCTGCATCAGCTGGAGCAGGGCACCGCGCCACGGCCTTGA
- a CDS encoding DUF3726 domain-containing protein — MLISANELAALLKRVFEGLGYPQGQYEDAAAMAGWLPLHGEDGLDALAWQADPALPATELSVPAPGRLVARCHGRSALDALPSLLDLACLRASRQGRIQLEILDCRDRKCVLKLLADCARKGCWAQARWDDGDAPAHRHTAWIESGADYPSYQTAALPERGAAESPRSLTLTLDIEPLPAPALEADAARIARRVTPADYAQAGRRALEHGTEVSPTLWQRLNRLAEAVLVENSEQSRSGAGGR, encoded by the coding sequence ATGCTGATCTCCGCCAACGAACTGGCCGCCCTGCTCAAACGCGTCTTCGAAGGGCTGGGCTACCCGCAAGGCCAATACGAGGATGCCGCCGCCATGGCCGGCTGGCTGCCGCTGCATGGCGAAGACGGCCTGGACGCGCTGGCGTGGCAGGCCGACCCCGCGCTGCCCGCCACCGAACTGAGCGTCCCGGCCCCCGGCCGCCTGGTCGCACGATGCCATGGTCGCAGCGCGCTGGACGCCCTGCCGTCCCTGCTGGACCTGGCCTGCCTGCGCGCGTCCCGGCAAGGCCGGATCCAGCTGGAAATCCTGGACTGCCGCGATCGCAAGTGCGTCCTCAAGCTGCTGGCGGATTGCGCCCGCAAGGGCTGCTGGGCCCAGGCGCGATGGGACGACGGCGATGCGCCAGCGCATCGCCACACCGCCTGGATCGAAAGCGGCGCCGATTATCCGAGCTACCAGACGGCGGCCCTGCCGGAACGCGGCGCTGCGGAATCGCCACGCTCCCTGACGCTGACGCTGGATATCGAGCCCCTGCCTGCTCCCGCCCTCGAGGCCGACGCCGCCCGGATCGCCCGACGGGTCACGCCGGCGGACTACGCACAGGCCGGCCGGCGCGCGCTGGAACACGGTACAGAGGTGTCCCCGACGCTGTGGCAACGCCTGAACCGGCTCGCCGAAGCGGTCTTGGTGGAGAACTCGGAACAGTCGCGCAGCGGCGCGGGCGGTCGATGA
- a CDS encoding efflux RND transporter periplasmic adaptor subunit: protein MKISAAFRPACLGLAAALACAAQAQGLPPDAALPPLTGLGAPADSLGHPMACLIEPFQVSELGSPSAGVLNKVLVQRGDEVRKGQVVAELNTNVDEATLQLRRAEAAYLGRVVERNADLYQRKLLPAGDYDEMTSRSRQAQLQVALQQAILAERSIKSPFDGVVAERYAGPGDRINDNKIVKLAQIDPLVVKVVVPDGLYGQIKADAGAQVTVNAAISDKPLQAKVWRIDRVMDAASGTFTVLLKVENKGNAIPAGIRCSIRF from the coding sequence ATGAAGATTTCCGCCGCATTCCGTCCCGCCTGCCTTGGCCTTGCCGCCGCGCTGGCCTGCGCCGCGCAGGCCCAGGGCCTGCCGCCCGATGCCGCCTTGCCGCCGCTGACCGGCCTGGGCGCGCCGGCGGACAGCCTGGGCCATCCCATGGCCTGCCTGATCGAGCCGTTCCAGGTGTCGGAGCTGGGCAGTCCCTCGGCCGGCGTGCTGAACAAGGTGCTGGTGCAGCGCGGCGACGAGGTCAGGAAGGGGCAGGTGGTGGCCGAGCTGAACACCAATGTGGACGAGGCCACGCTGCAACTGCGCCGCGCCGAGGCCGCCTACCTGGGCCGCGTGGTGGAGCGCAACGCCGACCTGTACCAGCGCAAGCTGCTGCCCGCCGGCGACTACGACGAGATGACGTCGCGCAGCCGTCAGGCGCAGCTGCAGGTCGCCCTGCAGCAGGCCATCCTGGCCGAGCGCAGCATCAAGAGCCCGTTCGACGGCGTGGTGGCCGAGCGCTATGCCGGCCCCGGCGACCGCATCAACGACAACAAGATCGTCAAGCTCGCGCAGATCGATCCGCTGGTGGTCAAGGTGGTCGTGCCCGACGGCCTTTACGGTCAGATCAAGGCCGATGCCGGCGCCCAGGTCACGGTCAACGCGGCCATCAGCGACAAGCCGCTTCAGGCCAAGGTCTGGCGCATCGACCGGGTGATGGACGCCGCCAGCGGCACCTTCACCGTGCTGCTCAAGGTCGAGAACAAAGGCAACGCCATCCCGGCGGGGATACGCTGCTCGATCCGGTTCTGA
- a CDS encoding HlyD family secretion protein, translating into MNDPIVAAQVKRADLAWWSALSSSADRQAFLQAWVALQASQLADLRHGALILGEPDTGPFEVAAATPAGSRPGPGFYNLVDDCLQGRETAVAADGRALTVAYPIVLGGRLHGVAAFETAPQPPEPVVQALRWGAGVLEAWLLQGERNDSALTIERLMYVVNSVARALKEGRFKDVALTLVTDLATRLECDRVSIGFRQDGRIKVQALSHSSRLVQNMNLVQAVAEAMDEAVDQNTTLCLPQDEGRTIQLRAHHKLAREFGNRHVLTVPFAPDAEARGALLFERPDGRGFDRQDIELCQSVALLAGRVLYQRLRQERPLWRKGRDALLREAGRLFGARYIGRKLLVLAVAALALFAALAHGPYRVGAFATVQGVVQRVVAAPFEGYIAEATRRAGDEVRQGDVLAVLDTRETELELLRAGNLEVQYRRQGEEAMARGDSAAAAIAQAQARQAMAQIQFYRQQIQRSSLRAPFDGVLVSGDLSQQLGEAVKRGQELFKLSPLDGYRLWLDVEDRQIDDVAVGQTGRVALAAMPDRQIPFTVTRIVPLAQVQEGKTVFRLEASLTPGESATLRPGMEGVGRIDIGERRYAWIWTHGFMDWLRLKWWAWFG; encoded by the coding sequence ATGAATGATCCGATCGTCGCCGCGCAGGTGAAGCGCGCGGACCTGGCCTGGTGGTCGGCGCTGTCTTCCAGCGCCGACCGGCAGGCGTTCTTGCAAGCCTGGGTGGCCCTGCAGGCCAGCCAGCTCGCGGACCTGCGCCATGGCGCGCTGATCCTGGGCGAGCCGGACACCGGGCCGTTCGAGGTGGCGGCCGCCACGCCCGCCGGCAGCCGTCCCGGGCCGGGTTTCTACAACCTGGTGGATGATTGCCTGCAGGGCCGCGAGACGGCCGTGGCCGCCGACGGCCGCGCCCTGACCGTGGCCTATCCCATCGTGCTGGGCGGCCGCCTGCATGGCGTGGCCGCCTTCGAGACCGCGCCGCAGCCGCCCGAGCCCGTGGTGCAGGCCCTGCGCTGGGGCGCGGGCGTGCTGGAGGCCTGGCTGCTGCAGGGCGAGCGCAACGACAGCGCGCTGACCATCGAGCGGCTGATGTACGTCGTCAACAGCGTCGCGCGCGCCTTGAAGGAGGGCCGCTTCAAGGACGTGGCGCTGACGCTGGTGACCGACCTGGCGACCCGCCTGGAATGCGACCGCGTGAGCATCGGCTTTCGCCAGGACGGGCGCATCAAGGTGCAGGCGCTGTCGCACAGCAGCCGCCTGGTGCAGAACATGAACCTGGTGCAGGCGGTGGCCGAGGCCATGGACGAGGCCGTGGACCAGAACACCACGCTCTGCCTGCCCCAGGACGAGGGCCGCACCATCCAGCTGCGCGCCCACCACAAGCTGGCGCGCGAGTTCGGCAACCGCCACGTGCTGACCGTGCCCTTCGCGCCCGACGCCGAGGCGCGCGGCGCCTTGCTGTTCGAGCGGCCGGACGGGCGCGGTTTCGACCGCCAGGACATCGAGCTGTGCCAGAGCGTGGCGCTGCTGGCGGGCCGGGTGCTGTACCAGCGGCTGCGCCAGGAACGGCCCCTGTGGCGCAAGGGCCGCGACGCGCTGCTGCGCGAAGCGGGCCGCTTGTTCGGCGCGCGCTACATCGGCCGCAAGCTGCTGGTGCTGGCGGTGGCGGCGCTGGCGCTGTTCGCCGCGCTGGCCCACGGGCCCTATCGCGTCGGCGCGTTCGCCACCGTGCAGGGCGTGGTGCAGCGCGTGGTCGCGGCGCCGTTCGAGGGCTATATCGCCGAGGCCACCCGCCGCGCCGGCGACGAGGTCAGGCAGGGCGATGTGCTGGCCGTGCTGGATACCCGCGAGACCGAGCTGGAGCTGCTGCGCGCCGGCAACCTGGAGGTGCAGTACCGCCGCCAGGGCGAGGAGGCCATGGCGCGCGGCGACAGCGCCGCCGCCGCCATCGCCCAGGCGCAGGCGCGCCAGGCCATGGCCCAGATCCAGTTCTACCGGCAGCAGATCCAGCGTTCCAGCCTGCGCGCGCCGTTCGACGGCGTGCTGGTCAGCGGCGACCTGAGCCAGCAGCTGGGCGAGGCGGTCAAGCGCGGTCAGGAGCTGTTCAAGCTCTCGCCGCTGGACGGCTACCGCCTGTGGCTGGACGTGGAGGATCGCCAGATCGACGACGTGGCGGTGGGGCAGACCGGCAGGGTGGCGCTGGCCGCCATGCCCGACCGGCAGATCCCCTTCACGGTCACGCGCATCGTGCCGCTGGCCCAGGTCCAGGAAGGCAAGACGGTGTTCCGCCTGGAGGCCAGCCTGACGCCGGGCGAGAGCGCCACGCTGCGCCCGGGCATGGAGGGCGTGGGGCGCATCGACATCGGCGAGCGCCGCTACGCCTGGATCTGGACCCACGGCTTCATGGACTGGCTGCGCCTGAAGTGGTGGGCCTGGTTCGGGTAG